In Aquincola tertiaricarbonis, the genomic stretch ATAAAGTAGAAGCCGGTCGTGGCGGCTGCTTCCAGTAGTGACGAGCCTTCCAGTCGATAGCCGCGCCGAGTCCGATCAAGTGCTTCAAACGCAAAGACGAACGCGATTAAAGACGCGACGAATGAGGCGTAGATAGTTGCGGCAGTGTATGGGCGCATGTTCTCTGTGACGCCTAACGCGTTCCCGAGAGACAGCATACGCCACCCAGGCAGCCGATCCGCCCCCTAAATTAAACGCGGCACAACGCTCCAAGTGCCTGATCAAGCGACCCTTTTTCAGAGATCACCGCAGCCTCATGCGGCATTAAATTCCCGGCAAAAGCAACGGTTCGTCGCGAGTACGTCAAAGGCCAAGCAGGCGCCGCCAAGCCACCAGGCCGACGCAATGGGCGGCGTTGCTCGCCCGGACTCTTCCCGCCAAAACGGTCATTGCTCGGCAGACTGACTGCGGGCGACAGCCTCAGACGCTGTGACGGGTCGAGTACCCGGCTCCGACCGCGCCGCAGGCGCTGCCCATAGGCCTGCGCACCAGCCACCAGCCACCAGCAAGCCAAGCGCAAACCGGCGCTCATGCGGCCGAGCGGGTGATCACCCCCACGTCGCGCAAACGCGGCCGGGCGGGACAGCTTCCCCGCCCCAGCCCACCCGCCCACACTACTGACAACTCGGATAGCTCGCCTGATACCCCGCCCGCGCTGCCGGGGCGGTGTAGTCGTCGACGCTCGGTGTGTTGTTGGTGAACCGGCAACCATAGGTCGGCGCCGCCACCGTGGCCGGGGTCACCACGTCGTCGCCGGCGGGCTTGGTGCCGCCGGCTTCCCACTTGACCATGTCGTCGAAGGCGGTGGCGGCTTCGGCCGCGGTGAAGGCGCAGTGGCCCACGTCGCGGATGGCGCGTTGCACCAGCCACTTGTCGTTGCCCTTGGCCTTGACGCGCTCGTAGTACACCTGCTCCATCTTGAACGGCACGAACAGGTCGCCCAGCGTGTGCAGCGTCACCACCGGCACGCTGATGTCGCCCGGCGTCACCGGGATCCAGCGCAGGCCGTCGGTGCGCAGCCGGTTGGCATCGGTGGCCGGGGTCACCTTGAAGGCGCGGGCGTTGAAGTCGTTGTCCACCGCGGTGGCGCTGCTGCTGGAAGCGTCCACCTTGTAGACCAGGCCGCGGGTGTCCACCACGTTCTTGTTGAGGATGCCGTTGATGGTGCCGTCACCGCCCATCGACGCCCAGATGTTGTTCTGGTTGCTGGCGGTGGCCCAGCCTTCGGCATAGAAGGGGCGCGGGCCACCGCTCAGGTACATCACCGCGTTTTTCAACAGGTCGCCGGTGGCATTGGTCTGCGTGGGGTAGGTGCTCCACAGCGCGGCCCGGATGGCGGGCGTGATCTCGGCGAAGTTGGTCACCGGCCAGGCCGTGACGGGCACGCCGGCCAGCTGCTGCGCCACCACCTGGTAACCGGTGAAGTAGTTGAACAGCTCGGTATCGCCCAGCACGCCGCACATGGGCACCGCGCCGTTGTACTTCACCTTGTTGATGGCCTTGGCCTGTGCCTCGGCCTCGATGGCGGCGGCGGTGATGTGGCCGCCCATCGAGATGCCGGTGATGAAGATCTTGCTGGGCGCGGCCAGCGTGCGGCCCTTGGAAGCCGCGATCTGCGTGAAGTTGAGCGCCAGTGCATTGGTGTCTTCCACGCCGGCGCGCACGTCGTAGTAGTTCTTCGAGTAGCTGGAGGCCGCCCAGGCATAGCCCTTGTCCAGCAGGTAGCGGCGCATCAGCGGCGTGTCCACCGTCAGGTTGGGGCCGGTGCCGCGGTAGCCGTGGGCCCACATCACCAGCTGGCCGTTCCAGCCGGTCTGCGGCACCTCGATGCGGTAGGCCGCGCCGTTGAGCACACCCGTCCAGCGGTCGGTGGCCACGTTGCTGCCGGCCAGCGCCGGGAAGGTGTCTTCCTGCACCGGCGTGAAGGTGCGGGTGTCCTGCGTCCGGGCCTCTTCGGGCACCGGCACGTCGTCGTCGCTGCCGCCGCAGGCGGCCAGCAAGGCCGCGGCGGCCACGGCGGCCACGGGCAGCAGGCCGAGCGCACGCGGGCGCCGGCAAGGGAACTGGCTCATGCTTGTCTCCTTCGAGCGGCTGCTGGCCGCTACTTGTGGGGGCGGTCAGCCTACGCCCGTCGCCCGCGGGCGTGGCGTCGCCAAGGTGACGCGGCGGCTGAGCACAAACCATGAGGCGCCGCGGCCCGGCACACTTGCGCCATGGAACCGACCGAACGCCTGCTGGTGGCCTGCCTGTGCGCCGCCTGGTGCGGCACCTGCCGCGAGTACGAAGCCGCCTTTGCCGCCGCCCGCCAGGCCGATGGCGGCGCCGCCGACTGGGCCTGGGTGGACATCGAGGACCACGACGAGGTGCTGGGCACGCTGGACGTGGAGAACTTTCCCACGCTGCTGATCGCGCGGGGCGAGGCGGTGCTGTTCTACGGCACGGTGACGCCACACCTGGCCACGCTGCAGCGGCTGCTGCAGAACGCACGCGATGGCGACTTCAGCCCCAGCACCGACCCGGCGGTCGCCGGCCTGCCGGCCCGGGTGCGGGCGGTGGACGCATGAAGGGTTGCCGCCCTTCATCGGAAAACGTATAAGAGTCCGCGGAACGCTTCGTTCCCTGCACGACGGGGTGTTTCTAGAGTGGCGGCAACCTCTCCACTCTCGCCCCCCGGATTCGCATGAACTTCAAGAAGACCCTGATCGTCGGCGCCGCGCT encodes the following:
- a CDS encoding alpha/beta hydrolase, which translates into the protein MSQFPCRRPRALGLLPVAAVAAAALLAACGGSDDDVPVPEEARTQDTRTFTPVQEDTFPALAGSNVATDRWTGVLNGAAYRIEVPQTGWNGQLVMWAHGYRGTGPNLTVDTPLMRRYLLDKGYAWAASSYSKNYYDVRAGVEDTNALALNFTQIAASKGRTLAAPSKIFITGISMGGHITAAAIEAEAQAKAINKVKYNGAVPMCGVLGDTELFNYFTGYQVVAQQLAGVPVTAWPVTNFAEITPAIRAALWSTYPTQTNATGDLLKNAVMYLSGGPRPFYAEGWATASNQNNIWASMGGDGTINGILNKNVVDTRGLVYKVDASSSSATAVDNDFNARAFKVTPATDANRLRTDGLRWIPVTPGDISVPVVTLHTLGDLFVPFKMEQVYYERVKAKGNDKWLVQRAIRDVGHCAFTAAEAATAFDDMVKWEAGGTKPAGDDVVTPATVAAPTYGCRFTNNTPSVDDYTAPAARAGYQASYPSCQ
- a CDS encoding thioredoxin domain-containing protein translates to MEPTERLLVACLCAAWCGTCREYEAAFAAARQADGGAADWAWVDIEDHDEVLGTLDVENFPTLLIARGEAVLFYGTVTPHLATLQRLLQNARDGDFSPSTDPAVAGLPARVRAVDA